One genomic segment of Chitinophaga sancti includes these proteins:
- a CDS encoding DeoR/GlpR family DNA-binding transcription regulator yields MSMINIAERHKYILDRLAEKGYVNVIDLCKELDVSGVTIRKDLKLLEDKALLFRSHGGATVNNPYINDKPVNEKEKLRRDEKNLIGAAAATLIAHNDAIIISSGTTALALARNIHPKGHLTVITPALNVAQELLRYPEIEVLQLGGIVRNSSSSVTGNYAERILADFSCSKLFLGLEGIDIEFGLTTTNLMEAQLNQRMVAAAQKTIVIADSSKFGRRGFGKICGLEDIDEIITDSGISAHIVKAVEEMGINVTIV; encoded by the coding sequence ATGTCAATGATAAATATCGCTGAGCGACATAAATATATATTAGACCGGTTAGCGGAAAAAGGATATGTAAATGTAATAGACCTGTGCAAAGAGCTTGATGTATCTGGAGTAACTATCCGGAAAGACCTCAAGTTACTGGAAGACAAGGCCTTACTGTTCCGTTCGCACGGCGGCGCAACAGTCAATAATCCTTATATCAATGACAAGCCTGTAAATGAAAAAGAAAAACTGCGCCGGGATGAGAAGAATCTCATCGGTGCAGCTGCGGCTACCCTCATCGCACATAATGATGCGATAATTATTTCTTCTGGCACAACCGCCCTGGCCCTGGCCAGGAATATTCACCCCAAAGGCCATCTCACCGTCATCACTCCCGCACTCAACGTAGCACAGGAACTGCTACGCTATCCGGAAATAGAAGTATTGCAACTGGGAGGCATAGTCCGCAACAGTTCATCTTCTGTAACGGGTAACTATGCCGAACGCATCCTCGCCGATTTCTCCTGCAGTAAACTGTTCCTCGGCCTCGAAGGCATAGACATTGAATTCGGGCTTACAACTACAAATTTAATGGAAGCACAGCTAAATCAGCGCATGGTGGCTGCTGCACAAAAAACAATTGTCATTGCCGATTCGTCCAAATTCGGTAGAAGAGGGTTTGGTAAAATTTGTGGTCTGGAAGATATCGATGAAATTATCACCGATAGTGGCATCTCAGCACATATAGTAAAAGCCGTAGAAGAGATGGGAATCAATGTGACTATCGTATAG
- a CDS encoding glycerophosphodiester phosphodiesterase family protein translates to MRSLQKLLLVVALLPAVMAAVPLPTFLKVGHRGTRGMMPENTIPAMIHAIEDGANTLEFDVHITKDGQVVVYHDASFDPAYTTRPDGSEIQPSERGKYIFYQMNYSEIRAFRIGEKPYPKFPQQQRMRTYAPLLSEMIDSVEAYNEKHHKPPVYYLLEIKSSEKTDGKEQPAPEEYVEKLMQVKQLKKLKHRLLIQSFDMRPLQVLHRLHPKVTLGFLTGDKNVSFYQQLEGLGFLPTFYNPHFSLVTKELLDYCHSKGMKVVPWTVEDLEDMKRLKAMGVDGIITDYPDRINKI, encoded by the coding sequence ATGAGATCTTTACAAAAATTGTTGTTGGTAGTAGCCCTGTTGCCCGCTGTGATGGCTGCTGTACCTTTGCCGACGTTTTTAAAGGTAGGACATAGGGGAACAAGGGGAATGATGCCTGAAAATACAATTCCTGCCATGATCCATGCCATTGAAGATGGAGCGAATACCCTGGAGTTTGATGTGCATATTACAAAAGACGGACAAGTAGTGGTGTACCACGATGCCTCTTTTGACCCGGCATATACGACCCGGCCCGATGGTAGCGAGATTCAGCCCAGCGAAAGAGGAAAATATATTTTCTACCAGATGAATTATAGTGAGATCAGGGCTTTCAGAATAGGTGAAAAGCCCTATCCTAAGTTTCCACAACAGCAAAGAATGAGGACATATGCTCCATTGCTGTCTGAAATGATTGATTCTGTCGAAGCGTATAATGAAAAACACCACAAGCCGCCGGTATATTATTTACTGGAAATCAAATCTTCTGAAAAAACGGATGGCAAGGAACAACCAGCCCCGGAAGAATATGTGGAAAAACTGATGCAGGTAAAACAGCTGAAAAAACTAAAACACAGACTGCTGATCCAGTCTTTTGATATGCGTCCTTTGCAGGTGCTGCACAGGTTACATCCAAAAGTGACCCTGGGATTCCTGACCGGCGATAAGAATGTATCTTTTTACCAGCAGCTGGAAGGCTTGGGTTTTCTGCCTACGTTCTATAACCCACATTTTTCTTTGGTGACGAAGGAATTGCTGGATTATTGCCATAGTAAAGGTATGAAGGTAGTGCCCTGGACCGTGGAGGATCTGGAGGATATGAAAAGGTTGAAGGCGATGGGAGTAGATGGAATTATTACGGATTATCCGGATAGGATAAATAAGATATAA